The genomic window TGTCATTATGCGAACAGTAAAGGCGGAGCATGGCGGAGAGCGGAATCATCCCCTCAGTATCGGCATCGAACATCAGATAGCCGTGCATCGCCTTGCTAAATTTGTCAGAACGGATCGCCATCTTGGCGTTCGCTCCGTAATTTACGGATGGATCATTCTGGGAGCTATGCGCATCGTGAATCGGCGTAAACTGAAACGTGCGTTCCTCGATTTCCGCATGGGGATTCGCCAACTGCACATCCAGCGGCTCACCGTTGTTCGTCTGGAACCGCAGGGTTGTTTCCGAGCCGTTTGTGCTGACCAGCGATATACCGGCATCGGCATCAATGATCGCCCAGGTGCCGTTGAGGATCAGCTCAACGGGAACGGGGGCATCCAAAACGCCGGCACCGTCAAAGTTCAACACGGGATTCACCAGCGTCAAATCGATGATCCCATCCCCTTCCAGCATCACGAGGCAGGGATCGGAATTCCCCTTCACCACGGAACCCGCAAGGCTGCTGTTCGGGGCAAACAGTGCGTAGGCTTCCACCGATCCCGATTTAACGATGTGCCCGGCGGCATCATTCTTAACGACCGAATAGAAAGCACCTGCCGAGCCGGCAAACGAGGCCATCTCCGCCGCGCTGGATTTGGGAACCGCGACATATTCATATTTCGAGTTTAATGGACTCGTTTCGTGATCCAACCAGGCCACCGCAAAGTTTCCGCTGTAGGTTCCCGTGCCATCCTGCTGCGGCGAGGTCTGGTTCATTTTGGTGAGTTTGATCGAGTCGTTGCCGGCGGGAACATAATATCCGGTGCCGACGTTATCCAACAGCCAGCGGTTGCCCGTCATCCCCAACGTCTGATCCAACGGGAACCCCGTCTCCGAAACGCCATCCACCACCACGGCATCCGCCGTGTTTTGCAGATGGTTCTGGAACAGCGTTGTGATCGTGGCATTCGCGGCATCGTCATTCTGTATGCCTGATCCAAGGCAGATCAGCTTTCCATCGATACAGAAAACGGACTTCTTGAACCTGAAGGTGGGGTTGTGGTTCGCGCTCAGGTTTTTCTGTTGGAAATCCATGGCAAATAATCCGATTTCACCTTCCAAGGCGTCTTCGCCTTCCAGGTAATACTCGGCTTTCGCGCCGAACCGCAGCGCCCCGCAGAAGATCGAATCGGTCTTTTCATCCTCGCGGCCATTTGCATTGAGCTGCGTCCACGGCAGATGGATGGTGGTTCCGCCGGGGGTGGCGTTCCAGTTCCAACCTTCTTCCCGCTTGCCGCTGGCACCGTTGCCTCCGGCATAGAGGATTTCCACTGCGCCATATCCGGCATAGCGCGAATACTGGCTGGTGCCGGCATAGATTTCCTGCCCCATGAAATGGTTGTTGAAGCCCTTGATGTCGGCCACCCAGTCGTCGTCGCGATAGACGCCCATCGGCGCATAGTTCAATTGCCAGAAGCCGTTGGGATATTCTTCCGGCTGATAACCCGGAACGGCGTCCGAGGGTTCCATGAGGTTGTAGGCCCGCGCCAGCTGCCCGTCGACCACCGGCGAGTTCACGAGATAGCCGATCCCCGACGAAATACTGTTGATGGTGGTCAGTGGCGAGCCCCGCCCGGCCAACGACATCGGCATATCCTTGGCGCTGGCATTCAGGCGCTGCACCAGCATGCACTTCTTCAAGTGGTCATACGCCTGCGCATCAATGCCAAACTCCGTACCGCTCATATTAGCAACCGCCCATGAAATCGATTTATATGCAGGCGCCACATAGCGCGCCGGATAATAGTGGTTGTGGTGGAAGCCGGTGTAGTCCGGCTTAACTCCTTCACCCGTCTGGGGCTGCGGCGTTGCCCAAACCTGGACATAGTCGCGCAGGCCTTTCAGGTATTGCACCTGTTCCTCCACCGTATCCTTGAAAAAGATGCAGCAATAGCGCGCGATCGTCCGCGTGTTGCCCGCATCCATATTGCTCACCTCGGCCGTCGGCTCCCAGATGCCGTCGAGCGCAGCAAACCAACAGGCCATGGCATAGGCCTCGTCCCAGAGGCCCTCCGCCTTCAGCTCATCCTCCATCAGCAGCACCGCCAGCGGATAGGGCCGGAACGAATAGCCGATGTGGTGAACCGTCTCCATCACACAGCCAGATTGGTAGCCCTGGTCGAGCGTATGCCGGATCATCTGCATGAACTTCGTGCGGCTGCCGGCGGAGCCGTTATGGTAAAAATCGCGGGCATAGTGGAGGATCACATTGTCCAGCAGCTCGATCGTTTCACTGTCGTTGTGCTCTTTTCCAAATAATGGTTTGCCCTTTACCGTGCCGTCGGGGTTCGTCGTAATCCCCAGCGTTGCGTAAACGCTGTCGGCGGCACTCAGGTTGGAGGCGGACGGACTGCTCCCGCGGATATAGTCCAGCACCCCGTTTTTCATTCCGACCAGGTCGGCCAATTCCTGTTCTGTCGGCGTTTCCCCGCCATGGTTGCGCGGCAGCTCCGAGTAATACCGCATGCGCGACCAATGGTTGTCGCCCAGGTCAAGCTTGTATGGGATATGGGTGGAGGAGGCGCTGCTGGTAATGCGGTCGCCCGTAAAATCCACGCGGTCGATAAACACCGTTCCGCCGCCCGCAACCGCCGGCATCTGCAACGTCATGGTCTGCAGATCCTGGGAATTTTTATTCCCGAACATTTCATAGCGATAGCTGATGGAAACCGGGCGCCAGCCCTTCCAGTTCAGATAAAACCAGTAGTGGTACTGGACATTGCCGTTGCCATCCTTGAATGAGACCGTGACGGTTTCGTTCGACAGCGGCGCCTCGTTGTAGACCCACATGTAGAACGTGTTTTCGTAATAGCCCTGCACTT from Pontiella desulfatans includes these protein-coding regions:
- a CDS encoding chondroitinase family polysaccharide lyase codes for the protein MSIGIHKYSVPVLAMWLAASVHAAVDVGFESGVPASWSGSTGGLSVSGYHYKEGSQSLQWDWGSGDVLTVTDLQSQGLVTSEVQGYYENTFYMWVYNEAPLSNETVTVSFKDGNGNVQYHYWFYLNWKGWRPVSISYRYEMFGNKNSQDLQTMTLQMPAVAGGGTVFIDRVDFTGDRITSSASSTHIPYKLDLGDNHWSRMRYYSELPRNHGGETPTEQELADLVGMKNGVLDYIRGSSPSASNLSAADSVYATLGITTNPDGTVKGKPLFGKEHNDSETIELLDNVILHYARDFYHNGSAGSRTKFMQMIRHTLDQGYQSGCVMETVHHIGYSFRPYPLAVLLMEDELKAEGLWDEAYAMACWFAALDGIWEPTAEVSNMDAGNTRTIARYCCIFFKDTVEEQVQYLKGLRDYVQVWATPQPQTGEGVKPDYTGFHHNHYYPARYVAPAYKSISWAVANMSGTEFGIDAQAYDHLKKCMLVQRLNASAKDMPMSLAGRGSPLTTINSISSGIGYLVNSPVVDGQLARAYNLMEPSDAVPGYQPEEYPNGFWQLNYAPMGVYRDDDWVADIKGFNNHFMGQEIYAGTSQYSRYAGYGAVEILYAGGNGASGKREEGWNWNATPGGTTIHLPWTQLNANGREDEKTDSIFCGALRFGAKAEYYLEGEDALEGEIGLFAMDFQQKNLSANHNPTFRFKKSVFCIDGKLICLGSGIQNDDAANATITTLFQNHLQNTADAVVVDGVSETGFPLDQTLGMTGNRWLLDNVGTGYYVPAGNDSIKLTKMNQTSPQQDGTGTYSGNFAVAWLDHETSPLNSKYEYVAVPKSSAAEMASFAGSAGAFYSVVKNDAAGHIVKSGSVEAYALFAPNSSLAGSVVKGNSDPCLVMLEGDGIIDLTLVNPVLNFDGAGVLDAPVPVELILNGTWAIIDADAGISLVSTNGSETTLRFQTNNGEPLDVQLANPHAEIEERTFQFTPIHDAHSSQNDPSVNYGANAKMAIRSDKFSKAMHGYLMFDADTEGMIPLSAMLRLYCSHNDIILTVHDVADTSWTEGALTWNQQPAIGGVVDSHSVVIDSWESFDVTASVSGAGKLSFGLMSNEGSYSNVDTKEGANVPVLEVVAVSLGGDKDADGLPNGWEFEYFGGATNATVSVDDDGDGFDNLAEFIAGTNPTNAGSFFAASSTNLSSGFVVEWSAVSNRSYGVWHSVSLTNAFTNLASGILFPQGAYTDTAHNAVSAGFYKVDVQRAD